In Candidatus Binataceae bacterium, the genomic window AACGAAGGGCGAACTGTCATCCTCGTCGGGCATGCCGGGCATGAAGAGGTAAAGGGCACCCTCGGCGTCGCGCCCGGCAAGGTCGTGCTGGTCGGCAGCGTCGATGAGGCCCGCACGGCCGAGGTCGAGGATCCCGAGCGTATCGCCGCCGTCACGCAGACTACGCTCAGTGTCGACGACACGCGCGAGATCATGGAGACGCTGAAGCAGCGCTTCCCGAAGATCCTCACTCCCAAGACCGACGATATCTGCTATGCAACGCAGAATCGCCAGAACGCCGTGAAGGAGCTGGTCGAGCTGAGCGATGTCGTGCTCGTCGTCGGTTCGAAGCAGAGCTCCAACGCCAACCGCCTGGTCGAAGTCGCGCGGATGCGCGGCGCGCGCGCTTTCCTGGTCGATTCGCTCGCCGATGTCGAGCCGGAGATGCTCGATGGCGTGAAGTCGCTCGGACTTACCGCGAGCGCTTCGTCGCCGGAATGGCTGGTCGAGGAGATTATCGACTCGTTCCAGCGCACGGGTGCAGAGGTTGAGCTCCTGAGCATCGCCAAGGAGCGTGTGCATTTTCCGCTTCCGATGCCTGCGGACTGAGTCACGTTCAACTACCGGCCATGAAAATCATCGTCAGGGCGCAGCTCGCGCCTTGACAATCTCACCGTATTCTCTAAAGACTCATCCCGAATTTGCCCCCGAGTTGGGGCGCAGCCGAGAGAGGAAGATGCGATGCGGAACGCGATAACGCGTGGATCACTGTGCGCCGTGCTGGCGCTGGCCCTGGTGGCCGGCGGATGCCAGACGAAGTCCCAAAAGATGGTTTTCGAGGCCAACGAAACGGCCAAGAAGGCGCTCGAGTCCGATCCCAATACGCGCGAGCAACTCCTCGAACAGGCGCGCACCGAGCTGCAGGGCGCCGTTAAGGAAGATCCCAAGAATCTCGACGGATGGAAGCTGCTGTCGCAGATCGACGAGGTCCTCGGTCACAGCGAAGACGCCGCCAAGGATTTCGATGCTGCCTCGGAGCTCGATCCGACCGATCAGAAGCTGATGGCCAAGGCCCGCTACTACCACAACCTGATGGAGATGCTGAACAGCTCGGGCAAGGCGCTCGACGATATCAAGGCCGGCCATGACGAGGATGGTATCCGCCAGCTCAAGGACATCATGGTGCAGTCCGGCTCGAAGGCTGCGCAGCAGAAGGCGATCAAGGCTCTTGCCGATGCGATTCCAGTAATCGAGCAGCAGGGCGATCAACAGGTGCAGGCCAAGCAATATCAGGACGCGATCAAAACCTACGAGCAGGGGATTCGCGCGGCGATGCTGCTTGCGCAGGCAAGCTCGGAGGGCAAGATGGGGCCCGAAGCCGATTCGCTGCTGCACAAGATCAACGAAGCGGCCAAGGATGCGAACACGCCCGACGCGACTTTCCGCATCCTGAACGATGTCCTCACTGTCGATGCTGACAACAAGACGGCCAACATGGAGCTCGCCCAGGTCTACCTGCGACGCGATCCGCCCGACTACGACACGGCGGCCGACCTCGAGGAGCGCGCGGGCGCACCCGACGACCAGGTCGCCAAACTGCGTGCGCAGGCCAAGAAGGCGGCGCACAAGAAGGGCTGATGCTCGCGAGGGGTAGAGACGGCAGGGGCGCGGGCTCGTCAAACGAATGAGATAGCGGCACAATCGAGACCCGATGCGCCGGCGCGGCTATATCGCGGTCGAAGGCCCCATCGGGGTCGGCAAGACCAGCCTCGCCCAGGTGCTCGCGCGCGAGCTGAACGCGCGGCTCCTGCTCGAGGACGCCGATAACAATCCGTTCCTGCCGCGCTTCTACCAGGATCCCGACAAGTTCGCGTTCCCGACCCAGCTCTACTTCCTGCTGACGCGCCACCATCAGCAGCGCGAGCTTCTGCAGCAGGATCTCTTCACGCAGGCGACGGTTGCTGACTACCTGTTTGCGAAAGACAAGATTTTCGCCGCGATGAACCTCGTGCCCGACGAGCTCAAGCTCTATGAGGGCGTCTACAAGCTGCTCGACGCCGAGATGGCAAAGCCCGACCTGGTGGTTTACGTGCGTGCCAATATCGAGGTGCTGGCCGAGCGCCTGCGCAAGCGAAATCGCGACTTCGAACGCTACATCAGCTACGACTACCTCGAGCGCGTCTCGTCCGCATACCGCGATTTCTTCTTCTACTACGACGAAGCCCCGCTGCTCGTGGTGGACAGCAGCGAAATCGACTTCGTAGCGAATCCCGACGATCTAACCGATCTAATCCGCGAAATAGACAACGCCGGCCCCGGCACGCAGTACTTCGTCCCGCGCAAGGGCTGATCGCGGCTAGAATCAGTTAGCGCGCATCACGATCCTCGCGAATCAGAACCTCACTCGGAACCTTGAGCTTGGGCATCGATCGTCGCAACTCGGTTCGAGGTGGAATGCTTCGCGGCGATTG contains:
- the ispH gene encoding 4-hydroxy-3-methylbut-2-enyl diphosphate reductase, whose translation is MALGETSVEKIILAEPRGFCAGVDRAVEAVRSALHAYGRPLFVRHQIVHNRFVLEALEREGAVFVENLADVPAGQRVIFSAHGVAPSEWDRAKERNLRVIDATCPLVTKVHLEVAKYANEGRTVILVGHAGHEEVKGTLGVAPGKVVLVGSVDEARTAEVEDPERIAAVTQTTLSVDDTREIMETLKQRFPKILTPKTDDICYATQNRQNAVKELVELSDVVLVVGSKQSSNANRLVEVARMRGARAFLVDSLADVEPEMLDGVKSLGLTASASSPEWLVEEIIDSFQRTGAEVELLSIAKERVHFPLPMPAD
- a CDS encoding deoxynucleoside kinase; its protein translation is MRRRGYIAVEGPIGVGKTSLAQVLARELNARLLLEDADNNPFLPRFYQDPDKFAFPTQLYFLLTRHHQQRELLQQDLFTQATVADYLFAKDKIFAAMNLVPDELKLYEGVYKLLDAEMAKPDLVVYVRANIEVLAERLRKRNRDFERYISYDYLERVSSAYRDFFFYYDEAPLLVVDSSEIDFVANPDDLTDLIREIDNAGPGTQYFVPRKG